The genome window CGGTCTCGGAAATCCTGGTACTCAGTACTCTAACACTCACCACAATGCGGGCTTCATGGCCGTCGAAAAGCTGGCCGACCCGAACAAGGACTGGAAAAGCGAACACAAGGCGCTCACCATGAAGGTGAACATTGCGGGTGAGGAATGCCTCTTGGCAAAGCCGCAGACTTATATGAATTTGTCTGGCGAAGCGGTGCAGGCTCTGATGACTTGGTACAAGGTGAAAGTGGACCACCTGCTTGTTTTCAGCGATGACATTAATTTGGATGTAGGCCGTATCCGTTGCCGCAAGGACGGCAGTCACGGTGGGCAGAATGGGCTCCGCAATATCATAGAACATGTGGGCGACAAGTTCCCGCGTATCCGTTTTGGTGTAGGCAAGTGCCCTCCGAAATTCGACCTCAGCAACTGGGTGTTGGCGAAGTTTTCGCCCGAAGATCGCCCCATATTCGAAGAGGCCATTGCTAAAGTCCCAGCCCTTGTAGAATGCTACTTCAAGCTCGGCATCGAAAAGTGCATGGAACGCTACAACGGCAAATAAAAACCGACTTTTTACAATATTTCTAGCGGTATAGAGCTAGGATTTGCGCGTGAAAATTACTATATTCTATGCGCAAAAGAGGTACTATATGAAACTTTTGCCAGAAGCTTTGACGTTTGATGACGTCTTACTCGTTCCCGCTGAATCTTCTGTTCTTCCGGCTCAGACCGACGTGAGCACCCAGCTCGCCCCCAATATCAAGCTTAACATTCCTATTATCAGTGCCGCTATGGATACTGTGACGACGGCCCCGCTTGCCATTTCTTTGGCTTTGCAGGGTGGTCTCGGCATTATCCACAAGAACATGTCTATCGAAGACCAGGCCGAAGAAGTCCGCAAGGTCAAGCGTTGGCAGTCCGGTATTGTGACCAACCCGGTAACGCTCGATGCCGATGAACCGGTGTCTGCCGCTTTTGAACTCCGCGCCCGCAACAAGGTGAGCGGTTTCCCGATTCTTTCCAAGGGTAAGCTTGTGGGTATGCTCACGAGCCGCGACCTCCGCACCGTGAGCGACATGAACGTGAAGATTCGTGCCGTGATGACCAAGAATCCGGTGACGGCAAGCCCGAAGGTGAGCCTTGCCAAGGCAAAGGAAATCCTCGCCGAAAAGCGTATCGAAAAGCTCCCGCTGGTGGACGCTTCCGGTGCCTTGAAGGGCCTCATCACGATGACTGACATCTTGAAACGCGAAAACAACCCGAACGCTAGCCTTGACAAGAATGGCCAGTTGCTCGTGGGTGCCGCTGTCAGCACTTCTGCAAATACTCTTGAACGCGTGGCTGCCCTCGTGGACGCTGGCGTTGACCTGTTGATTATCGATACGGCTCACGGCCACCACATCGGTGTGCGTAACATGGTGAAGACCGTTCGCAAAAAGTATCCGAAGCTCACGATTTGCGCCGGTAACGTT of Fibrobacter sp. UWT2 contains these proteins:
- the pth gene encoding aminoacyl-tRNA hydrolase, encoding MYIIVGLGNPGTQYSNTHHNAGFMAVEKLADPNKDWKSEHKALTMKVNIAGEECLLAKPQTYMNLSGEAVQALMTWYKVKVDHLLVFSDDINLDVGRIRCRKDGSHGGQNGLRNIIEHVGDKFPRIRFGVGKCPPKFDLSNWVLAKFSPEDRPIFEEAIAKVPALVECYFKLGIEKCMERYNGK
- the guaB gene encoding IMP dehydrogenase, yielding MKLLPEALTFDDVLLVPAESSVLPAQTDVSTQLAPNIKLNIPIISAAMDTVTTAPLAISLALQGGLGIIHKNMSIEDQAEEVRKVKRWQSGIVTNPVTLDADEPVSAAFELRARNKVSGFPILSKGKLVGMLTSRDLRTVSDMNVKIRAVMTKNPVTASPKVSLAKAKEILAEKRIEKLPLVDASGALKGLITMTDILKRENNPNASLDKNGQLLVGAAVSTSANTLERVAALVDAGVDLLIIDTAHGHHIGVRNMVKTVRKKYPKLTICAGNVCTPEAVEELAKCGANIVKVGIGPGSICTTRIVAGVGYPQFSAVVECGKMARKVGVKIIADGGLKFSGDIVKALAAGGHAVMVGSLFAGTEEAPGEVILADGRSYKSYRGMGSLGAMKAGSADRYFQGGVQEPRKFVPEGIEGRVPYKGPLRDTVYQLIGGIHSAMGYAGAANLEELYKKATFVRITGAGLRESHPHDVTITKEAPNYRTGD